One stretch of Comamonas testosteroni DNA includes these proteins:
- a CDS encoding Nif3-like dinuclear metal center hexameric protein, with protein sequence MGMMTTRQDMLQAFEALLQPERFKDYGPNGLQVEGKSEIRRIVSGVTASRALIEAAIEAGADAIFVHHGLFWRGMDGRITGWLKERIRLLLAHDINLFAYHLPLDAHAELGNNAQLGARLGVQGQAAFGDQNLGWLADVDFADAAALAEHVQGVLGRKVTLAGAQERRPIRKLAWCTGGAQGFFESAIAAGADAYITGEISEPQMHLAREMGVSFIAAGHHATERYGAPAVAAHVARECGLEHCFIDIDNPA encoded by the coding sequence CTTGCTGCAGCCCGAACGCTTCAAGGACTACGGACCCAACGGCCTGCAGGTCGAAGGCAAGAGCGAGATTCGCCGCATCGTCAGCGGTGTGACGGCCAGTCGAGCCCTGATCGAAGCTGCGATCGAGGCCGGGGCCGATGCCATCTTCGTGCATCACGGCCTGTTCTGGCGCGGCATGGATGGGCGCATCACGGGCTGGCTCAAGGAGCGCATCCGCCTGCTGCTGGCGCATGACATCAATCTGTTTGCCTATCATCTGCCGCTGGATGCCCATGCCGAACTGGGCAATAACGCGCAACTGGGTGCCAGGCTCGGCGTGCAGGGACAGGCCGCATTCGGCGATCAGAATCTGGGCTGGCTGGCCGATGTGGACTTTGCCGATGCCGCCGCTCTGGCCGAACATGTGCAAGGCGTGCTGGGGCGCAAGGTGACGCTGGCCGGTGCGCAAGAGCGCAGGCCGATTCGCAAGCTGGCCTGGTGTACTGGAGGTGCTCAAGGCTTTTTCGAGTCCGCGATTGCCGCCGGCGCCGATGCCTATATCACTGGCGAGATCTCCGAGCCCCAGATGCATCTGGCGCGAGAGATGGGCGTGAGCTTTATCGCTGCCGGCCATCACGCCACTGAGCGCTACGGCGCGCCTGCCGTGGCGGCCCATGTGGCCCGGGAGTGCGGGCTGGAGCACTGCTTCATCGATATCGACAACCCGGCCTGA